Within the Medicago truncatula cultivar Jemalong A17 chromosome 4, MtrunA17r5.0-ANR, whole genome shotgun sequence genome, the region GAGATATATTAAATCAACATGCTATCCTTCCATCATAAGGTGTGCTAAAGGAAATAGCAAATAATTATAACAAAGTCTGAAGTAAATGATAAAACATCAGCCAACACACCCAAGCATAACAAAGGATGCTGACACCAATCATGAAATTTAACACGATGTGCAAATGTTCTAAAACATTTGTTAAACTTAAATATCTGATAAAACatgcaaaatcaaaattttatcaattaccaaagttaaaaaaataaataaagagatgTACCAAAAATATGtatgaattttaatttcttagAAGACAAGATGAAACTAAACTTGGAGGTTTCATATAACACATCTAATCTCAAATAagatattgaattattttttttgactcaaGAAGATATTGAATCTTATAATTTAAACAGATCATTGTTATTGCTaccttattaaaatatatagttCATTGTTATTGCTACCTGATTAAAATATATAGTTCTTTGCTACCTTATTTGACTCAAGATATTGAATCTTATAATTTGAACAGATTGTTATTGCTaccttattaaaatatatagcTCCTTgcgaaaaatatatgaaatataatTTGTATACActattaatgtaaaaaaataatattatattatcaatAAATTACAATCAATCAAATGAATAACTTTCAGGCAGTATTgaataaaatcaaactttttaataatttgatggTTATAATTAATCGacaacttaaaatatttttaaactaaCAATGCATACGAagtaaatacaaaatattttaagcttgttataatttgtttttctatacAGAGGTTCTTTCCATCTGAATTTGGAAATGATGTGGACCGAAATCATGGAGTGAATGAAGGAAAGCTTGTATTTGATACTAAGGCCAAATTTCGTAGAGCCATTGAGGATGAAGGAATTCCCCATACATATGTGGTTGCAAACTTTCTCACTCGACATTTCCTACCAACTAAATCACAACTTAATGACACAACTTTTCCATTAGACACAGTTATTATCCTTGGGGATGGAAATACTAAaggtataaaacaaaaatatccttCATGATTAGTAGTTTACTTATCACACACACCCTACAATTTtagatataaacaaaaaatcaaatgtatgTCGTTTAAATTTAGATCAgatacatttgattttttttatttatatttaaggacaaatatatttatcttttcgcttatatatatttaagataTAAGAGAGAATATGTtctaattaattatttcttgATTGACAGCTATTTTTAATACAGAAGAGAGTGTTGCAGCTTTCACTATTAGAACCATTGATGATCCAAGAACCTTGAACAAAATTCTCTATCTTAGACCTTCCACAAACACATTGTCATACAATGACCTAGTATCTCTTTGGGAGAAGAAGACAAATAATAATCTTAAAAGAATCTATATTCCAGAGAAGCAAGTACTAAAGATGATTCAAGGTTAGTTATTATTCATAggtgattttttgtttttgttaaaagaatGTATACACACAATTACATAGATTAATTTTTCAAAGTAATTGAGGATTGATTTTTCTCAACATATGAGTATTCATttaccgacacatataattacactgaactatttgattttcttaaattattagcaGTGTCGATGTTTCAGTGTCCGTGTCATATCCGGTATCTGTGTCTGTATATGTGCTTGACAATTGAGATTATATGCATAACAAGGCTTTCTAAACAATTGcatgtttgttttgttgtttttgtagaATCACCTTATCCTGTAAATATGGGACTTGCAATTTGTCTGGCTGCATATGTGAATGGAGATCACACTAACTATGAAATTGATCCCTCAACTGGAGTAGAAGCTTCAGAACTTTATCCTGATGTCAAATATATCACTTTGGATCAGTACTTTGAGGAAAATCATGATCGCACCCCATTTTACTTAAATTGGTTATTATCACTTAACAAAGAACAGCATTTCAATTAGTAATGTGAGAGTATGTTGTTTAATTAAGGAGCTACAAATCAATTTCTTTGTTATGagagttgtaaaaaaaaaaactattatacgGTACCATCAATAAATAGTATAAGATAGAAAAAATTGTATCTTGTCTTGAGTTGTAAAATTTCATTGTCCAAGTAATAAATCATTGAGACACGTGTCTTctcaatatatatatgaataaagGTATACTgccattttttgtaaaaaaaaaaagttcttgattttgattttgatgcatGTTTATTGAAGCATGgtgttttgattttaatttttcgtTTGTTCGAAAGTgtagtatatatttatttatttttccttatgCATACAATCGTCTCTATTATGATAAAGGTAATTCTTTTGAACaagttgctaaaaaaaattatttggtagTGAATGTAAAAAAGTCTGATAAAATATCTCTCtattatttataagagaaacttacatgtattttttttttatggttaattatagttcattttttttatctaaaagtCTGATAAAAAATTACTTGGTAGTGAATGTGTAAAAAAGTCTAATAAATTATCTCTCTATTATTTATAATAGATAATTTTATAGTATGATATCAAAACGAGATTCTAACCAATTAGATTCGAAAGCTTGGAGCATATAGCATTCTGAAAAGGAGAAacttatatgtattttttttattcttatagtTCCTTTTTTGAAGTTCACATTGATTGATTTCTTAACCAATTTTTACAATCTTGTAGTATGTTACAAAACTTGCTTAATTTTAGTTCtgataatataaaatatgatgaatcttaaaaaaaattagtttgcaATTATTGTCGGTTTCCAAAATTGTAACGTTCAATTAGGTAATGCTTAAAAATGAGGGTTCGCATAGAATGAGTGCAATTTGAAAGTGATGGAAACAAAAGTGAACACAATACATAAACATTAACTTAAAAAGGAGCACCCAAATAAAAATCTGTTAAGGTTTGTGTTTGCAAAGTACAAAAAAGACTTTATTCCACAATTGCAAGGAGGATCAGTAATAGAGTAATGGAGAAGAAAAACTTAAGATACTTaagtacaaaaaatattttattccaCAACTGCAACTCCGTGGATTGATTAACTAAAGTCAACATTTTCCCAAGAAATGCGATAGGTTGAGACCAGATTCATTGTGCGTTCTTTGGTTGTCCATTCGTTCTGAACGTGTGGAGCTCGATAATGATGTGGATTGATATATCTTCAACCTTTGTATCCGGAGGGCAAGCACATCTGGAGCAATTGGAAGGACTGGTGAACTTAGGTAATGTATCTAGAATTCATTTCACTTCAATTTGGTTTGCTGGTGTATGGCGTTTGTGGAAAGCTAAGAACAAGATATTCTTCAACGGCGAAAATATTGAGATTTTTAAAGTGGCAGAGGAAATAAAACTGTTGGTGTGGAGTTGGTTATAGGTTAAGGTAAAAGGATTTTACTACGGTAATTGCTCCGGCACAATGCTAGCCGATGCCTATCCTATATAAACTCATTTTTAGCATGGAAGTTCAGGTATTTTATCagagattaaaaaatatatgtgatgGATCAAATTCAAtctcatacatatatatatgctaCAATCACGACACGACATCAGTATAAAATAAACAGTGTCAAGTGTCAGGAAACAAAGACAATGGGTTGCAATCATCGAGTAGCATATGTATCTCGAGTCTCTATAATCAAACTAAAGTATGGAAAACTCATAGCAGAATTCCCtattatattactatattgCAAGtttattgttgaattttgtCTCAACCACTCCTTGCCAAAGAACAAGCattgttaattttttcaaaagcaTGTTTTCACATTCTTAGGCTGTGTTCACAAATATAAAGATAAACATGTAACATGGGAAAAATGGAATGTTCACGGAAGATATGTAAGTGTTCATTTTCCAAACATCCTAAACAAAACAAAGTCTACAAAAGTGTGTCTAAAAATTCGCTGATTGTGGAATATCTCAGCTGCGGATATAGTTCTGTACCATTCACACCAGATGACGACTCAATATCGAAGTATGTATGATCTCCCTTTATGAAAGCAGAATATATAAAAAGCATCTCGAAGTTCGTAGGGAAAGTTGTTGCTGCAATGCCCAAAAAAAATGCAGACAGTATGTGAATTAGTTGTTTAGAATACATTTATTTAAGAAGATGCTTCATTTCCACGCCTCTTAAAGTCTTTAACAGATAAGAAATTGCAACATATGTTTGGAATAATTCATAGgttttgtttggattgatttcTACATAATGGAAAGTTAAACTAGAATGAGTTTACAGGTTGTGTAAAAGCCCTTATATATAAGCTTATATATAAATTACTTAAGAGCTAAATGAgaggtttttgaaaatattgaatTGCAGGAACTAAACTTCTTCTTAAAAGGCAAATTCTACAGTGGACCACTTTGATGGGTGATCTACCTTGGATTGGTACTTAAAATTCGTCTGAAACTCCAATGACAACAAACGTTGCCTTATAGAAGTAGAAACTCACGGTGCTTCTCATTCTCACGGCTGAGGCAGTTTCTTGATATGTGCCAGTTCGATAAAAGTACGAGGAACATGTGTACCTAAAAATTCAATTCTTATTaacttttacttgtttttgtcaAATCGCACAGATCACGACACTATCTCAAAGGTAAAGACGAGGAAGACCATGAACTTCTACTTCTAAATGATGTCACCAAACATCGTTAGAGTTTCAGATGATTTTTTAAGTGTCAGACCAAGGTGAACCATGATTCTTAAAAACTATAGTTGTTGAAGaattcttttatattatttgtcCCTGAGAATCTTTTGAgaagtttattttattcaatatgtCTCATAGTGCAGTGATACATAATGTAATAGTATTATAATACCTTTGATTTTCTCAAGCAGCTCTTCTTCCGAGACATGCAAACTCTCAAGTTTCTTCCCTATTTTAGTTTCCCATATCTCAACCAGCTCATTCATAGAACAAACATTTCCCGGAGGTCTTAAGTACAAAACTTTATTCAGTGTGCGGGGATCGTCAACCGCATTGATGGTGAAAGCAGCAACATCACTTTCCTGCATAAATACACCTACAATTGAAAACCAATCATGAATAAGTAAgctctagaaaaataaaattggtctTCAATTCTCGATCAAGTAGAGACCTTTTGTATTGCCGTCACCAAATATTGTGACTTTGTCCCTAGGTGGAGCACTTAATCCTGGTTGAACAAGAGAAGGAAGCAAAATTTTCATAAAGAAGTTGCAGGAGATGATAGTATATGGAATGCCTTCAGCTTCCACAAGttgcctaatttcaatttttggtGCATAGAAATTATAGCCATCCTCAAGTTCACATACTTTAGCCTTGGTAGGATCTGAGCCAAATTCAGATGGGATGAATCTCTGTATCCAGCAAATAGTTACAAACAAAACATGAAcacatttaataatttaataatgcAAGAAACAAGAGGTAATTTCTATAATCTTAAATACTAATTCATATAGGATAATAAAATGTTCATGTAGGTTGAGATTCAAGACTCCTCAAGTTAATATTTAACTTAATAGTAAACAAAAGTATATATATcctaattgaagaaaaattgaagaCTGTAACAGGTTTGAAACTACATAACCTAACAAACACCTAATTGATCCTAATGGTAACAGATTCTAACACCTTAACGAGTGGTTAGGGGTTCAACCACTGGCTCGTGTGTATGTAGATGATCTAATTGAGATGGTAGAATCCACCTTGTGCGTCCACAAGTATCCCAAGGGATATTAATCATTGTTACACGGAAGAACATTTATACACTTTCTCAACTAACAACGTCTAAAGAATAAGCATTTTAAAATCagattaaaaataatcataagaaaAAGAAGGGTTCATGATAGAAATGCACAATTTCAGCAATGTATACTATGAATTACCTTGATAGAACCAAGTTGTTTGATAACCTTAATGAGTAGCTTTTGCTGTAGAGTTTGTTTAGCTGAAACAGCACAAATTACAACATCAACTAACTTCACAGCTTCAACAAGGCTTGCTTCGTCTTCGAGAGAACCCTGTGCATAAAATATCAACCACAAGAATCAGATAAGACtcataaaaatatacatttaaaaaaaaaaaagaacgagAAAATCATACTTTGAGAAGGGTAACTCCAGCATGGGAAAGACATTGAAGTTTATGGGATTTGATTGGGTCAGAAATAGCAGAATCTCTAACAAGAGCAAAAGTTGGGTGACAAAATTTGAGACTTGATTCTGCTAAATGGTAACCAAGACTTCCCGTTGCACCAATTATTAAAATCTTGCTTTTTTCCATTCAATCTTAACGTTCATCAACAATAACCTAGCTACCTATGAAACATCATTAATCTATGGGATGGGAGTGATAAATCCTATGTAATGATGTAACTGATTTATCACTCGATACCCTCTCTCATGCGAATGTACATATTTGAGGTAATAATGTCCATGTTTTAGACGAAAATGAGGCCAATTGAGTTTAACTCTATGAGTATGGTCGGATTTCGAATACCCCACTTATTGAGAGCAAATCTTTCATGAATACAAATTCGAATGAACTTTTAATAGTAcgatttaattcattttttcaatttttagtgttttttgttgaaaggttaacttttagttttgttttgttgtcaATTTCTACCCATAGTTAATGTTAGAATGTATCtctgctctttttattgcgttaataataatatttttttatgaaattttgattaaattaaaatgatttgattttgatttgaattatATCTTAtacttttatattataatagactatacttatttttcaatgatataaaaaatataacaaatataatataagttcttatatttcttaataaCACCTAGAAATTAGTATTTTTATACTCAAATTTAttaaagggtataattgaaagtgaaaaagtcAATTCAAAaccattattttctttatatatatatatagatagatatcaTTTTCCGGGGGGTGGGGGAGGGGGCAAAAATACCTACTTACAGCTAAATTAGTTGTTTCCACTATTTACTGCATGAGTGCAGGGGTGGATCGGGACTTTCAATTCTAGTGGggcaaattttttttgtcaaataattaaatattttttaataatatatttttcatttgttgaaaatgaactaaaattatatcattattaGTTGTCCTAAGACATCTCTTTCTATATAGGGTACAAGAGATGTCAAATGCTCTAGCAAGTCGCAATTGCatagaaattataaaataaaaaaaataaaaaatctaagttttccttttttattgtgCTAATGTTTAaaaactacgaacggttttttttaatgaaattttgatattgattaaaaagtaaaaatataaatgctttttgtttttaaattataacaaattaaactaacaatgattttctatttcaataacaacaacaatataacaaaaaaaatataatctaaattcttattttttaatgtcACCAAGAAATATCTTTATTATGGAAAAAGTTATTTAAGAGTATAACTAGGATGATGAAAAAGTGAGTATAAATATAGTTCAGTTTGTTACTCTTTTTGaaggataaagaaaaaaacaagacaCGTATATACTCATATAATGTTtgttactcttttattttaatatttgaatttactcttatctatttgttatatgtgatatttgtattgaaagttgagagtagttttgaaaagagaaaaagtcaatTCAAAAGAGCTGAAAagagttattttatttatatatagtatagatttagagattaatgagttggatccaaatatggtttgcgatagaacattatggtgtAAGTAGATCAATGTAGTCGACCTACTGAATGGGATAAGacttcattgttgttgttgtattctAGTCGAcgataattgttttttttttttttatatctataattttattgtttgttttactATATAATTCGACCCCAAGCAAGGTTTgctttttatatctttcaattGGTGGTTATTTTTACTCATACTTTGTGAGAAAGAAATGAATGTGTTGATTGGTTGGCAAAGTTAGGTGGTACTAATGTCAACTACTTTAAGATTTGGATATCTTTCCCACCTCAGTTGGACAATATCCTACTTGCGAATACCTCTAGAGTGTTTAGGCAGTGAAttgcttagttttttttttctcttgttttttcttttccccatgataaaaaatatagataaatttttatttattaagtgTTGGCGACAGATTAAAGCTAACGCAAACATAATTTCTTTAGAAAAGAAGAACATTTACGACAACTTTTGGCCCACgtaaagtttttaaaattttttcttTGAGACAAGTTTGGCTCATGCAAATGTCAGCAATATTTTTGTTAGCTTGTGCCATTGTGGCATACGAAGTCCACCGCAAATGTTTGCAGCCTGATCTTTGCGTGGGACGTGTGTCCGTCGCAATGATGTCACGGCTGTTTTTTGCCTTTGCGTGGAATTTTGGCTGCCGCAAATACGTGAAATTCTTGTAGTGGATGAAGCCCCACAACTTAGAAACTTTTTCTCTCGATCATATGCCTAAGGTGAATTTTCAACGAAGAGGTTGAAGATGTCAAGTGAAGAAATTTCATATGCATAGGTTTTGTACGCGACGCGAATcctagaagaagatgaaagaaatttgtcCCAAACACTTACGTGATGTGTGTGGTGCACACACATATCACTCAACACATGCTACGTTAGATTTAATGGCTCACGCCATTAAATCTATATGTTGAAATTTTCAGCATGAAGTAAGGGTTTCAAATGTTGACGATCTAGAGTCAAAAATTGTGAtcaaaactatctaaaacttcatattttttacCCTTGGCAACAAAATTGAACACATTGTCACTTTACTTTGCATGTGTAAATCTTTAACCTTttgattagtttttattttttacaaatccTTTTGATTATGTCGTTTATAACTATCATGAATGAGTAGTTAAACTCATTAGATCATGATTGAATGGTGAACTTTCGTGGCTTTTTTAATTTGTTCGCCATTGCTATATTgatgtttaaaaatataagagtTTAATTACAGCTATCAAAACGGACTACCCGGTACGCAACGGACTGGCCCATGACGGGCTCAGGCTTTTGCGGACCAAAAGGCCCGGAAGATAAACGAGcacaaaaaaatttgtccaaGCCCGGTCCTTTGCGGGCTACCGACAACTCAATCAACAatttaccattatttttttaataaagtatcTCATTTCTTAGAATAGTCGCCCAAATTTGTATTCATAACATTTGAAACTAATGTATATGTTTACTACTTGTGTTTCATTATTAGTGTAAAATGAATCTAAGTGGGACACATGTCCGTCTAAATATATGTAACagataataaaatgatattagcATGGTTGCAACATGTTAATTGTTAGATAAATGATAAAGGATGATCAAGGAGAAtagaattgtcaaaaaaataacaatagtagcattgaaaaataacttaaaaagaCGTTTGCATTGAAAATAACGTCAAAAAGacgtagtttttattttttttctattatactaTAAATCATTCATCAATACGTAATAATATTTGACTGCTATAATAACTAgcacattttttaacaaaaaagaaaagaactagcacatttatttctaaaaaataaacagcACATGGTTGAAGTTTCAAAAGTGAGAAACTTATAATCAAATTTGTTGACCGTCATCGATGACTAAAATTAATTATCTCAGTTGAAATTGAGTGACATCAATATCGAATATAtccattaattattttatgataaattgttttgatttcaaaataatttacctcaaaataattaatagataTCAAGGATTCATTCATCTACGGTCCGGAGGattaacaccaaaaaaaatgtcacatataTTTTAGGACAATAGAGTATAATAGTATGCATGAACCCAATTATTATATAAAGGACTTCAAGACACTCCTATTTGCAAGGCAGGTCGAGTTGCATTTCTATCTTCTCCTTTTGATCTTAATTAGGAGCACTTTTCAAATGGCCGTGGCAGTGAAATCAACCAATGTTCTGGTCATTGGAGGAACCGGATCGGTCGGAAAGTTCATCATAGAAGCAAGTGTTAAGGCTGGCCACCCTACCTTTGCCCTTGTACGAGAGTCCACTATGTTTAACCCAGCAAAATCACCCATCATTCAAACATTTAAAAACTTGGGCGTCAACCTAGTTTTGGtataaagcattcttttattctattgtgttataagaaacaatattcgatattttttaactttcaaaacTTAATCTTGTATGATAATCAAATATATAGCCGGGACACAAAAATGATCGGGGTGCAAACCAAATAAGTTTGGTCTAGTTTGTATGGGTGTGCAAGTTTGCATTACTATTGTTGATGTGAAAACTTCGTTGATcgtaaatatttttgtaagaaGCCTATTAATCGTAATATATAATTACTTTTGTGAGcattttttcaagttttatcGAGTATTTTCACATGCATGTTTTTCAACGTTGGTCACTCACATttataaagaagaaaatgagtGTGATTGTAGATTAGTCATTATAGAATTATCCTTGAACTTTTTTGTTTACGATTATTCCATCCCTTTGGAAGTTAGAGAagcttatatatatacacaatagC harbors:
- the LOC11420062 gene encoding phenylcoumaran benzylic ether reductase Pyrc5; protein product: MAIGATTKILVIGGTGYVGKFIVEASIKAGYPTFALIRASTLSNPHKSSIIQYFNALGVNIVLGDIYDHQSLVKVIKQVDIVISSVNHEHISDQYKILAAIKEVGNIKRFFPSEFGNDVDRNHGVNEGKLVFDTKAKFRRAIEDEGIPHTYVVANFLTRHFLPTKSQLNDTTFPLDTVIILGDGNTKAIFNTEESVAAFTIRTIDDPRTLNKILYLRPSTNTLSYNDLVSLWEKKTNNNLKRIYIPEKQVLKMIQESPYPVNMGLAICLAAYVNGDHTNYEIDPSTGVEASELYPDVKYITLDQYFEENHDRTPFYLNWLLSLNKEQHFN
- the LOC11410258 gene encoding probable pinoresinol-lariciresinol reductase 3, which gives rise to MEKSKILIIGATGSLGYHLAESSLKFCHPTFALVRDSAISDPIKSHKLQCLSHAGVTLLKGSLEDEASLVEAVKLVDVVICAVSAKQTLQQKLLIKVIKQLGSIKRFIPSEFGSDPTKAKVCELEDGYNFYAPKIEIRQLVEAEGIPYTIISCNFFMKILLPSLVQPGLSAPPRDKVTIFGDGNTKGVFMQESDVAAFTINAVDDPRTLNKVLYLRPPGNVCSMNELVEIWETKIGKKLESLHVSEEELLEKIKATTFPTNFEMLFIYSAFIKGDHTYFDIESSSGVNGTELYPQLRYSTISEFLDTLL